GTAATATAGTCCTCGATTCTGTCGATCACCAGTTCATTGATCCCAATCTCATAGGCATAGCCGGAGAACTGTAAATGGTGCTGCTCTGCGTAGCGGAGGATCGCTTCATAGCGGGCAGGCAGCCTGTCCCAATTCCCAATGCAGAATGCCCGCAAATAGACCCCGCCGGGGCGCCTGTGGAGTCCCATCCTGTTCTGCGTGTCCGGCAGTTCGATAAACAGCTTGGAGTAGTCCTCAAACCTCCGGGCCAGGAGGTTTTCCACCGGGAGCATGGAGCCGTAGGGAGTCTGGTACATACGCGGAAGCTGATATTTCTTGGTCTGCTCAAGAATCAGCTCGATCTCCTCCTCCAGGGACTTTTCCGGTGATGTTTGCACCGTCGCCAGATACTGCGGTTCCCGCTCAATGAGGGAGATCTCGGAGAGGTCCAGGTCCAAAAGTTCGGTCATCTCCTGGCGGCGGCTGCACAGTTTTGACCGGACGGCCTTCAGCCCCTGGATCGTCCGGTCCAGTTCTGAGATTTTATCCCGAAGCAGGTCCGCCATGCTCCCAGCGGACCTGTTTTTCATAAATTCCTGAATATCCCGGATGGGCACGTTCATGTCCCGGAGCAGCAGGATCACCTCCAGCTCCGTACTCTGGTAATAGCTGTATAGCCGGTACCCATTTTCTTCGTGGATAAACGCAGGCTTGAACAGCCCGATCTCATCATACCACATGAGTGTCTTTTTGTTGATCCCATGCAGAGCGGCAAACTGGCCGATGGTAAACAGCTTCGGTTTTTCCCGCAGCATTTTCAAAAACCCCCTTGACCGTACAGTAACTGTAGGGATTATGATACTCCATGCCGGTAACTACCACAAGAAGCAGGAGGAATTTCCGTGCAGAATGAAATTGCATACAGCAGACCCGTCACCCTGACAAACATTCTTAAATTTGCAGTCCCCACCATCGCCATGAGCGTATTCATGTCCTTCTATACGATGGTGGACGGGCTGTTCGTCTCAAACCTGATCGGGACCAGTGCCCTGTCTGCCCTCAATCTGGTCTATCCCGTCATCGCGCTGGTGACGGCCATCTCCACCATGCTCGCAACCGGCGGCAGCGCGGCTATCATGAGAAAGATGGGAGAGGGAAAGCCCGATGAAGCAAAGCAGGACTTTACGTTTCTGATCCTGGTCAATGTCCTGACCGGCCTTGTGATGTGCGGGCTGGGCTATCTGTTCATGGGGAAGATCTTCGGCTCCATGTCCCTGTCCCCGGAGGTCTCCGCCTATTGCTGGGAATATCTGAGCCGTTACCTGCTGTTCACCGTCCCTATTCTTCTGATGAATAACTTCACCCTCTATATGATCGCAGCAGGCAAGGCGTCCCTTTCCCTGCTCTGCTCCGTCGCCGGCGGCGTGACCAATATCGTGCTGGACTACCTGTTTATCGCCGTTTTCCGCTGGGGGATCGGCGGGGCGGCGGTTGCCACCGGCCTGGGGTACTCCATCACAGCCATCGTGGGCCTGCTGGTGTTCTCCAACCGGAACAGCCTGCTCCATTTTGTCAGGCCGGTCTGCCGGCCCCAAACGCTCGGGAGAGCCGTCACGAACGGCTGCTCTGAAATGGCCACCGCGCTGGTCAACGGCATCATCACGCTGATGTTCAACTGGACGATGCTCAAATATGTAGGGGAGGACGGCGTTGCCGCAATTACCATCATCTCCTATGTGCTGGCCTTTGCCGGGTCCCTGTATGCCGGTTATGCCTACGGGGTGGCCCCCATGCTCAGCTTTTATTACGGGGAACAGAACCATGAGAAGCTCAGGAAGCTGGTCCGCACCAGCCTGAAAATCATCGGCGCGATCGCGGCGGCCACCGTGCTCGTTTCTCTGGCTGTCACAGAGCCGCTGGTGTCCATCTTCGCCCGGCCCGGAACACCTGTCTATGACCTGGCTGTGGCAGGAAACCGGATCTGTTCCCTGGCCCTGCTCTTTGTGGGCTTCAACATTTTTGCAAGCGGGATGTTCACCGCACTTTCCAATGGGCTCATTTCGGCAGTGCTGGCGTTTTCCCGCACCTTTGTCTTTACACTGATCGCCATGCTGGTCCTCCCGGTCATTCTGGGCGTCACCGGGATCTGGCTGGCGACACCGGCCGCGGAGCTGGCGGCAGTCGTCCTGTCCGCCGTCATGCTCCTGAAATACCGGCGGCGCTACTGCTATTGATTCCAGGGGGGAGTATTTTGAAGCTGGTGATTTTGCTGGCCGTAATCGCAGGAAAATGGCTTCTGTGCCTGTGGAGCGGCCTGGGCCTGGTTTTCCTGCTCTTTTGGCTGAAAGGGAAGCAGTTCAGGGGTAATAGCGAAAAATGGGACGATTTCTTTCTCACCCTGCCGCCGCAAAAGGTGGAGCAGTACGCGATTGGTATTT
This DNA window, taken from Dysosmobacter welbionis, encodes the following:
- a CDS encoding MerR family transcriptional regulator, which translates into the protein MLREKPKLFTIGQFAALHGINKKTLMWYDEIGLFKPAFIHEENGYRLYSYYQSTELEVILLLRDMNVPIRDIQEFMKNRSAGSMADLLRDKISELDRTIQGLKAVRSKLCSRRQEMTELLDLDLSEISLIEREPQYLATVQTSPEKSLEEEIELILEQTKKYQLPRMYQTPYGSMLPVENLLARRFEDYSKLFIELPDTQNRMGLHRRPGGVYLRAFCIGNWDRLPARYEAILRYAEQHHLQFSGYAYEIGINELVIDRIEDYITKIEIPVLNFN
- a CDS encoding MATE family efflux transporter, translating into MQNEIAYSRPVTLTNILKFAVPTIAMSVFMSFYTMVDGLFVSNLIGTSALSALNLVYPVIALVTAISTMLATGGSAAIMRKMGEGKPDEAKQDFTFLILVNVLTGLVMCGLGYLFMGKIFGSMSLSPEVSAYCWEYLSRYLLFTVPILLMNNFTLYMIAAGKASLSLLCSVAGGVTNIVLDYLFIAVFRWGIGGAAVATGLGYSITAIVGLLVFSNRNSLLHFVRPVCRPQTLGRAVTNGCSEMATALVNGIITLMFNWTMLKYVGEDGVAAITIISYVLAFAGSLYAGYAYGVAPMLSFYYGEQNHEKLRKLVRTSLKIIGAIAAATVLVSLAVTEPLVSIFARPGTPVYDLAVAGNRICSLALLFVGFNIFASGMFTALSNGLISAVLAFSRTFVFTLIAMLVLPVILGVTGIWLATPAAELAAVVLSAVMLLKYRRRYCY